TCCGATACGCTCTACGCCGCCCTATTTTGGCAGGCATTGCAACAAGGCCAGCGCTGGGCCAGCGAGCCGAGCAATCCGCCATTTACAATTTCGTCGTGTTTTCCGTATGTTGATGGAATTCAACTCTTGCCTGTGCCAATGCTGCCACCCTTGCCCAGCGATAAGCAAAACCCTGGCGAGCGCAAGCAATTCAAAAAAGTGCGCTTTATCTCCAGCGAGATTTTTATTAATCTGCTGGCCGGAACCCACTCGCTGCGCGATTATTTTCAGCCAGCCAATGGCGTTGCCTTGCAAAATGGCAGTGTCTTGGTCAGCCAAGCCGAATTTAGCGCCAAGCAGCGTGATGCCAACAAAGCGCTGTGGAAAATCGAGTCGATTCCGCATGTGGCAGTTGATCGTTGGAGCAATGCTTCGGCCTATTACGAAACTGGTCAAGTGCGCTTTGCCGAGGGCTGTGGCTTAGCAATCTTGGCACTTGGCGATATGCAACAACTCATGCAACTCTTGGTACAGGTTGGCATCGATGGCTTAGGTGGGCGACGCAGCAAAGGGGTTGGGCAATTTGTACCAATCTTGCAAACCGAAACCCTCGATTTACCAGCCGCTACCACCGATTCGGTGATTGTGCTTTCGCGCTATTTGCCCAGCACTGCCGAGCTTGCGGCGGGGGTGCTCGATCTGCCAGCAGCCTATAGTTTAGAGGATGTGACTGGTTGGATGTATTCGCCCGCTGCCAAAGCCCAACGCCGCAAAGCAATTTGGATGATCGGGGTTGGTTCGCGCTTGAATCGAGCAGGCTTGGCCCATTCGATCGTTGGCTCAAGCGTCGATGTGGCTCCAACCTACGACAACCCCAGCGCTGGCGTGAATCACCGAGTTTGGCGGCATGGGCTAGCGCTTACGGTCGGTTGTAGCGTAGGAGATTCGCAATGACCAACTATGGATTAACGATTGAAACGCTCTCGCCAGTGCATATCGGTGCTGGTGGGCCAGATTTGCGCCGCAACATCGATTTCGCGATCTTCAACAATATTCTCTATCTACTCAACGTTGATGCGGTGCTTGAACAGATTTTGCCCGAAAATCCCAACGACCGTTTATATCAGCAAATTTTGAATACGCCCGATTTAGGCAGTTTTTTAACGGCTGATTTGCTGAGCAAGCATCCAGAGCTGTATTACTACAAACTTGAGGGCGTTTCCAAACTCGACACCATGCGGCCCGTGATCAAACATTGGACGCATGCGCCCTACATTCCTGGCAGCAGCCTCAAAGGTGCTTTGCGCAGCGCATGGGTACGCCAACACTATCAGCAGCGCAACCTTACTTTGGATATACAGCAATTAAGCGACAAAAAAGAACGCGCCTTTCAGACTCAAGAAGCACGCTTGCTTAGCCCCAAAGCATCACGTCCAAGCCAAGCTCCCAATTACGACCTGTTTCGGGCAATTCAGCTCAGCGATAGTCAGTCCGCGCCTGATGATGCGCTTCGGCTTTACAACGCTGTGGTTTTTCCAGCGGCCAATCAAGGTATTCCACTTGATTTGGAGGCGATTAAGCCGCGTGTAGCCCTGCAAGCTCGAATCAAATTCGATGATTACATCTTGGAGAAGCAGGCTCGGCAATTTGGGGTGCACGAGCAAGGATTTAGTGTTGAGTCATTAAAACAGGCTTGGCGCGAACAAGGCTTAGTGCGGATTCAGCAGGAATTAACCTTCTGGACTGGCCGCCGCGAAGGTGAACATCTCCAGCAATTCTTTAGCAATCTCGCCCAACAGGCCAATGCTGCTCCCGACAACTGCTTCTACATCGACATTGGCTGGGGCACTGGTTGGAAGAGCAAAACCCTTGGCGATATCATCAAAACGCCGCAACTTGTCCAGTTGATGCGCCGCTATCGGCTGAGTCGCAAGGAGTATCGTGAAGGCGATCGTTTTCCGAAAACCCGCCGCGCCGCTCGCGATACCAAAGGTGCATTACGCGTCCCATTTGGCTGGGTAAAGGTAATTATGCAGCCCTAAAATTTTGAATCACTGAATAGTTAAGAATTAATTTATTCTCTTGTATTTATATCAACCACATCAAGTTAAGATAATCTGAATACCTGATGTGGTTGATATGAAGAAAGGTTTTATAATGAGTGACTTTTTAGACTATGTTTCATTAATAAAGCGACTAGAGATAATTAAGAATAATTTAAGAATAATTAAAATACAAGAATCAAATTATGGAATCGGTGTTCCATTGCATATGGAAAACGAAATCAGAATCTTGTTAAATAAATTGAAGGTAATAAAAGATGAAATTCTATACATTGAAAATAATGTAATGGATATTATAAATAAATATATAAATGATATGGTTGAGCAAAGATCGAATTATAGATATATTTTTAATTCAAATGGTAGAGAAATGGAGATGGATTTACTGTTCCTAGAGATTATTAGAAATAAAAATGATTTTATATATATAAATAATGATGGATTTGATATGTATTTTGATGATTTATTGAATTATATATCGAATACAATAATACATATAAAAATGTTACCTGTATATATAAATTTCTCAAATAAAAGAATTAAAGATATAAATAAATTTATAAAAGAAAATGTTCATAATCTACTAGGAATAAAAAGGAAAGATGTATTTTATATACTAAAAAGAAGTTGTGATGGTTATGATATTGATTTTATACCAAAAGTTTATTTTATTTTTTGTAATATTGATGAGATACAAAAAATAAAAAAAGATGATTCTATAAATAAGATTAAAAAGCTTTTAAGTATTTTATATAGACCATGTATTTTTATATATAAAGATAAGATTGAATATAAATCAATATTTAGATTTAAGAAAATTTATAATATTGCAAATGTTATCGACGAGTTTATTGAAAGAGAGGAAAGTATTATTATTGAGCAGGATGATAATTTCTAATATGTAAGGAGTTTAATATGCAACGAATTGCTTTTTGTAATGTTGGCAATAGCGATGTCGCCGTCCAAGGGGCGATTATTCGGCCATCGCGGCCTGCTGGCGAACAACATTGGCAGACCTATAACGAACATCAATTTAGTGCGCCAATTATCGATGCCTTTGCTCGTTATTTTCAGCATCGTCAGCTGATCATTGATCGATTAATCTTGTTTGATACTGATCAAGCTGAT
This sequence is a window from Herpetosiphon gulosus. Protein-coding genes within it:
- the csm5 gene encoding type III-A CRISPR-associated RAMP protein Csm5 codes for the protein MTNYGLTIETLSPVHIGAGGPDLRRNIDFAIFNNILYLLNVDAVLEQILPENPNDRLYQQILNTPDLGSFLTADLLSKHPELYYYKLEGVSKLDTMRPVIKHWTHAPYIPGSSLKGALRSAWVRQHYQQRNLTLDIQQLSDKKERAFQTQEARLLSPKASRPSQAPNYDLFRAIQLSDSQSAPDDALRLYNAVVFPAANQGIPLDLEAIKPRVALQARIKFDDYILEKQARQFGVHEQGFSVESLKQAWREQGLVRIQQELTFWTGRREGEHLQQFFSNLAQQANAAPDNCFYIDIGWGTGWKSKTLGDIIKTPQLVQLMRRYRLSRKEYREGDRFPKTRRAARDTKGALRVPFGWVKVIMQP
- the csm4 gene encoding type III-A CRISPR-associated RAMP protein Csm4, which translates into the protein MEFNLIRLKPQGAFHFGRHGIEMEAVSETCPSDTLYAALFWQALQQGQRWASEPSNPPFTISSCFPYVDGIQLLPVPMLPPLPSDKQNPGERKQFKKVRFISSEIFINLLAGTHSLRDYFQPANGVALQNGSVLVSQAEFSAKQRDANKALWKIESIPHVAVDRWSNASAYYETGQVRFAEGCGLAILALGDMQQLMQLLVQVGIDGLGGRRSKGVGQFVPILQTETLDLPAATTDSVIVLSRYLPSTAELAAGVLDLPAAYSLEDVTGWMYSPAAKAQRRKAIWMIGVGSRLNRAGLAHSIVGSSVDVAPTYDNPSAGVNHRVWRHGLALTVGCSVGDSQ